In Citrus sinensis cultivar Valencia sweet orange chromosome 2, DVS_A1.0, whole genome shotgun sequence, a single genomic region encodes these proteins:
- the LOC102619679 gene encoding lysine-specific demethylase JMJ30 isoform X1 yields MDELLTPIMDEESPRLLQTISEHGGYAYVGMAAQAAADIRAAEAARDLAWEQLHSGPWHSVLPVWRDAYSMACLHGAKYHYRNGEFKEALRVLDMGVLMGGPVLRKDLDSAIETLSLKAREGENERFGEREANRLVSEEFNTAKALQVLPNRSLSCKLVVKRSALSLEGFLSEYFLSGSPVIITDCMAHWPARTNWNDLDYLKRVAGDRTVPVEVGKNYLCQDWKQELIPFSQFLERIQSNGSSASVPTYLAQHQLFDQINELRNDICIPDYCFVGGGELRSLNAWFGPAGTVTPLHHDPHHNILAQVVGKKYIRLYPASLSEELYPYSETMLCNSSQVDLDNIDETKFPKVRDLEFFDCILDEGEMLYIPPKWWHYVRSLSISFSVSFWWSDGGSSTAYS; encoded by the exons ATGGACGAGCTCTTGACGCCGATCATGGACGAGGAGTCGCCAAGGCTCCTGCAGACCATTTCGGAGCACGGCGGATACGCCTACGTCGGCATGGCGGCTCAGGCGGCGGCGGACATACGCGCGGCGGAGGCGGCGCGTGACTTGGCGTGGGAGCAGCTGCATTCGGGGCCATGGCACTCGGTGTTACCGGTGTGGCGCGACGCGTACTCGATGGCGTGCTTGCACGGGGCGAAGTACCATTATCGGAACGGCGAGTTTAAGGAGGCGCTTAGGGTTTTGGATATGGGAGTGCTCATGGGCGGGCCGGTTTTGCGAAaggatttggattctgctatCGAAACATTGTCGTTGAAAGCTAGAGAAGGTGAAAATGAGCGTTTTGGTGAAAGAGAAGCTAATCGATTAGTCTCTGAGGAGTTTAATACAGCTAAG GCGCTTCAGGTTTTGCCAAATAGGTCTCTATCTTGTAAGCTTGTGGTGAAGAGGTCTGCTTTATCGCTGGAGGGATTTTTAAGTGAATATTTCCTATCAGGTTCTCCGGTTATAATTACTGATTGTATGGCACATTGGCCAGCTAGGACAAACTGGAATGACTTGGATTACCTTAAAAGAGTTGCTGGTGACCGCACAGTTCCAGTTGAG GTTGGTAAAAACTATTTGTGCCAAGATTGGAAGCAAGAGCTGATCCCCTTCTCCCAATTTCTTGAAAGGATTCAATCGAATGGCAGTTCTGCTAGTGTCCCTACTTATCTTGCTCAGCATCAATTATTTGATCAG ATTAACGAACTACGGAATGACATTTGTATTCCTGACTATTGTTTTGTTGGTGGTGGGGAGTTGAGGTCTCTTAATGCTTGGTTTGGTCCAGCCGGAACTGTGACGCCCCTGCATCATGATCCACACCATAATATACTTGCTCAG GTTGTTGGTAAAAAGTATATTAGACTTTACCCAGCTTCATTGTCAGAGGAACTTTATCCATACTCCGAAACCATGCTTTGCAATTCCAGCCAG GTTGATCTAGACAACATAGATGAGACAAAGTTTCCAAAGGTGCGTGACCTAGAATTTTTTGACTGTATATTAGACGAAGGTGAAATGCTTTACATCCCACCCAAATGGTGGCACTACGTACGCTCTCTTTCTATAAGTTTTTCAGTTAGCTTTTGGTGGAGTGATGGTGGAAGTTCAACTGCATACTCGTAA
- the LOC102620140 gene encoding UDP-glycosyltransferase 92A1 has translation MAQSKENIVMFPFMAQGHIIPFLALALHIEQRHKNYSITFVSTPLNIKKLKSSLPPNSSIDLHEIPFNSSSHGLPPNSENCDVLPYNLVIHLLRASTSLKPAFKEVISSLINQGRPPLCIIADIFFGWTCGVAKELNVFHAIFSGSGSYGLACYYSFWTNLPHNKVTSDEFVLPDFEEASRIHKSQLALNMLEADGTDSWSLFQGENFPAWVNSNGILCNTIEEFDQIGFIYLKRKLGLSVWPVGPILLSLENRANAGKEGGTSIKFCKEWLDSKDENSVLYISFGSMNTISASQMMQLAMALEASGKNFIWVVRPPIGFDINSEFRASEWLPEGFEERIRDSKRGLLMKNWAPQLEVLSHRATCAFLSHCGWNSVLEALIHGVPIIGWPMAAEQFFNAKFLEQEMGVCVEVARGKTCEVKHEDVVAKIELVMNETDKGKEIRRKVSEVREMIKNAMKDEEGCRGSSVKAMDDFLSAAISMKNKINGRVNNGA, from the coding sequence ATGGCGCaaagcaaagaaaatattgtaatGTTTCCATTCATGGCACAAGGCCATATCATTCCCTTTCTAGCCTTGGCCCTTCACATAGAACAAAGACACAAAAATTACAGCATAACCTTTGTCAGCACCCCTTTAAACATCAAGAAACTAAAATCATCTCTCCCTCCAAACTCCTCCATTGACTTGCATGAAATTCCTTTCAATAGCTCATCTCATGGCCTTCCTCCAAATTCTGAAAATTGTGATGTCCTTCCTTACAATCTTGTCATTCATCTCCTTAGAGCTTCAACTTCTTTGAAACCTGCTTTTAAAGAAGTGATTTCTAGTCTCATAAATCAAGGCCGGCCTCCACTTTGCATCATTGCTGATATTTTCTTTGGGTGGACTTGTGGTGTTGCCAAGGAGCTTAATGTGTTTCATGCAATTTTTAGTGGTTCTGGTAGCTATGGCTTGGCTTGTTACTATTCCTTTTGGACAAATCTTCCTCACAACAAAGTTACTTCAGATGAGTTTGTGTTGCCAGATTTTGAAGAGGCTTCAAGGATTCATAAATCCCAATTAGCTTTGAATATGTTAGAGGCTGATGGGACAGATTCTTGGTCTTTGTTTCAAGGTGAAAATTTTCCTGCGTGGGTGAATTCTAACGGGATTTTGTGTAATACCATTGAAGAGTTTGATCAGATTGGATTCATTTACTTGAAGAGAAAGCTAGGCTTGTCAGTTTGGCCAGTGGGGCCAATCTTGCTATCATTGGAAAATAGAGCAAACGCAGGCAAAGAAGGCGGAACATCCATAAAGTTTTGCAAGGAATGGCTTGACTCAAAGGATGAGAATTCAGTTTTGTATATATCTTTTGGGTCAATGAACACTATTAGTGCATCACAAATGATGCAATTGGCTATGGCATTGGAGGCTAGTGGGAAAAACTTCATTTGGGTCGTTAGGCCACCAATTGGATTTGACATAAATTCAGAATTTAGAGCCAGTGAATGGTTACCTGAAGGGTTTGAGGAGAGAATTAGAGATTCAAAAAGGggtcttttgatgaaaaattgggCACCCCAATTGGAGGTTTTGTCACACAGAGCTACATGTGCATTTTTGAGTCATTGTGGATGGAACTCAGTActtgaagctttgattcatggGGTGCCAATAATTGGATGGCCTATGGCTGCTGAGCAATTTTTCAATGCCAAGTTTTTAGAACAAGAGATGGGGGTTTGTGTGGAGGTTGCTAGAGGGAAGACTTGTGAAGTAAAACATGAAGATGTGGTTGCAAAAATTGAATTGGTGATGAATGAAACAGACAAAGGGaaagaaattagaagaaaagtTTCTGAAGTTAGGGAGATGATCAAGAATGCCatgaaagatgaagaaggTTGCAGGGGATCTTCAGTCAAAGCCATGGATGATTTTCTCAGCGCTGCAATATCAATGAAGAACAAGATCAATGGAAGAGTCAACAATGGAGCTTGA
- the LOC102619679 gene encoding lysine-specific demethylase JMJ30 isoform X2 yields MDELLTPIMDEESPRLLQTISEHGGYAYVGMAAQAAADIRAAEAARDLAWEQLHSGPWHSVLPVWRDAYSMACLHGAKYHYRNGEFKEALRVLDMGVLMGGPVLRKDLDSAIETLSLKAREGENERFGEREANRLVSEEFNTAKALQVLPNRSLSCKLVVKRSALSLEGFLSEYFLSGSPVIITDCMAHWPARTNWNDLDYLKRVAGDRTVPVEVGKNYLCQDWKQELIPFSQFLERIQSNGSSASVPTYLAQHQLFDQINELRNDICIPDYCFVGGGELRSLNAWFGPAGTVTPLHHDPHHNILAQVVGKKYIRLYPASLSEELYPYSETMLCNSSQVDLDNIDETKFPKLAFGGVMVEVQLHTRNKSFICVLSCF; encoded by the exons ATGGACGAGCTCTTGACGCCGATCATGGACGAGGAGTCGCCAAGGCTCCTGCAGACCATTTCGGAGCACGGCGGATACGCCTACGTCGGCATGGCGGCTCAGGCGGCGGCGGACATACGCGCGGCGGAGGCGGCGCGTGACTTGGCGTGGGAGCAGCTGCATTCGGGGCCATGGCACTCGGTGTTACCGGTGTGGCGCGACGCGTACTCGATGGCGTGCTTGCACGGGGCGAAGTACCATTATCGGAACGGCGAGTTTAAGGAGGCGCTTAGGGTTTTGGATATGGGAGTGCTCATGGGCGGGCCGGTTTTGCGAAaggatttggattctgctatCGAAACATTGTCGTTGAAAGCTAGAGAAGGTGAAAATGAGCGTTTTGGTGAAAGAGAAGCTAATCGATTAGTCTCTGAGGAGTTTAATACAGCTAAG GCGCTTCAGGTTTTGCCAAATAGGTCTCTATCTTGTAAGCTTGTGGTGAAGAGGTCTGCTTTATCGCTGGAGGGATTTTTAAGTGAATATTTCCTATCAGGTTCTCCGGTTATAATTACTGATTGTATGGCACATTGGCCAGCTAGGACAAACTGGAATGACTTGGATTACCTTAAAAGAGTTGCTGGTGACCGCACAGTTCCAGTTGAG GTTGGTAAAAACTATTTGTGCCAAGATTGGAAGCAAGAGCTGATCCCCTTCTCCCAATTTCTTGAAAGGATTCAATCGAATGGCAGTTCTGCTAGTGTCCCTACTTATCTTGCTCAGCATCAATTATTTGATCAG ATTAACGAACTACGGAATGACATTTGTATTCCTGACTATTGTTTTGTTGGTGGTGGGGAGTTGAGGTCTCTTAATGCTTGGTTTGGTCCAGCCGGAACTGTGACGCCCCTGCATCATGATCCACACCATAATATACTTGCTCAG GTTGTTGGTAAAAAGTATATTAGACTTTACCCAGCTTCATTGTCAGAGGAACTTTATCCATACTCCGAAACCATGCTTTGCAATTCCAGCCAG GTTGATCTAGACAACATAGATGAGACAAAGTTTCCAAAG TTAGCTTTTGGTGGAGTGATGGTGGAAGTTCAACTGCATACTCGTAACAAATCGTTTATATGCGTGCTAAGTTGTTTCTGA
- the LOC107174687 gene encoding histidine-containing phosphotransfer protein 4: MESNPLHQQIASMRQHLLDEEILDEQFVELEGLALASDEDPNFVEVTINVYFEESNELLPMIEDLLGKNPIEGSEMERILHRFKGSCASVGANKVKNEVNVVIACCRNGDIEGAKAAFEQVKTEQGNLKAKLDSYFELVKQAKA, translated from the exons ATGGAAAGCAATCCACTGCATCAACAAATTGCCTCAATGAGGCAACACTTATTAGATgag GAAATTCTCGACGAGCAATTTGTTGAGTTGGAAGGTTTAGCGTTGGCATCTGATGAGGACCCTAACTTTGTTGAGGTTACAATTAATGTGTATTTTGAGGAGTCAAACGAACTGCTACCTATGATTGAGGATCTATT GGGAAAAAATCCCATTGAGGGAAGTGAAATGGAGAGGATCCTTCACAGGTTTAAAGGAAGCTGTGCGAG TGTTGGTGCCAACAAAGTGAAAAATGAAGTGAATGTGGTGATAGCATGTTGCAGAAATGGGGATATCGAAGG tGCAAAGGCAGCTTTTGAACAAGTGAAAACGGAGCAGGGCAATCTCAAGGCTAAGCTTGACTCTTACTTTGAG CTGGTGAAGCAAGCTAAGGCCTAA
- the LOC107175356 gene encoding UDP-glycosyltransferase 92A1-like, with amino-acid sequence MAQRKENIVMFPFMAQGHIIPFLALARRLEETNKYTITLVNTPLNLKKLKSSLPQNSSIHLLEIPFNSVEHDLPPCTENTDSIPYHLFPKFLQASASLEPHFKKLISELVNEQNGQKPLCIITDTFLGWCKETAQEYGIFHAIFIGGGGFGFACLYSMLLNLPHRSTDSDEFLLPDFPEASTLHVTQISPYLRATDGSDSFSVFYKKLLLLWKDADGILVNTVEELDKIGLMYFKRKFGRPVWPIGPVLLSTESRAGARKEYGISTELCKKWLDTKPYTSVLYVSFGSQNTIAASQMMQLAMALEASGKNFIWVVRPPIGFDINSEFKANKWLPRGFEERIKCSGQGLVVHKWAPQVEILSHRSVSAFLSHCGWNSVLEALSHGVPIIGWPLAAEQFYNSKLLEEEMGVCVEIARGMSCEVLKEDLSAKIELVMNETEKGTDLRNKANEVKVIIKNAVRNETNFKGSSVKAMDQFLNAALIMRQMEKGASKDEV; translated from the coding sequence ATGGCgcaaagaaaagagaataTAGTGATGTTCCCATTCATGGCACAAGGCCATATAATCCCCTTCCTAGCATTAGCCCGTCGCTTggaagaaacaaacaaatacaCCATAACTCTTGTTAACACCCCTTTAAACCTTAAGAAGCTCAAATCATCTCTCCCTCAAAATTCCTCTATTCACCTTCTTGAAATTCCTTTCAATAGCGTAGAGCATGACCTCCCTCCATGTACTGAAAACACAGACTCTATTCCGTATCATCTCTTTCCAAAATTCCTTCAAGCATCAGCATCGCTCGAACCCCACTTCAAGAAACTAATCTCTGAACTTGTCAATGAacaaaatggccaaaaaccaCTTTGTATCATCACTGATACGTTCTTAGGCTGGTGTAAAGAGACAGCACAAGAGTATGGTATTTTTCATGCTATATTCATAGGAGGTGGTGGCTTTGGCTTTGCTTGTTTGTACTCGATGTTGCTAAACCTACCTCACCGCAGCACGGATTCTGATGAATTTCTGTTGCCGGATTTTCCAGAAGCTTCAACACTTCATGTAACACAGATATCTCCTTACTTACGTGCTACCGATGGAAGTGATTCTTTTTCAGTGTTTTATAAGAAGTTGCTTCTTCTATGGAAGGATGCAgatggaattttggttaacaCGGTTGAGGAACTTGACAAGATTGGACTGATGTAtttcaagagaaaatttgGCCGGCCGGTTTGGCCAATAGGGCCTGTTCTTTTGTCCACGGAAAGCAGAGCTGGGGCCAGAAAAGAGTACGGAATCTCCACAGAGTTGTGTAAAAAATGGCTTGATACAAAGCCGTACACTTCAGTTCTGTATGTATCATTCGGTTCACAAAACACAATAGCTGCATCACAAATGATGCAATTGGCAATGGCTTTAGAGGCTAGTGGCAAGAATTTCATTTGGGTTGTCAGGCCGCCGATTGGCTTTGACATAAATTCTGAGTTTAAAGCCAACAAATGGCTGCCTCGAGGATTTGAAGAAAGAATCAAATGTTCAGGACAAGGGCTAGTGGTACACAAATGGGCGCCTCAGGTGGAGATTTTATCTCATAGGTCTGTATCTGCATTTTTGAGCCACTGCGGATGGAACTCTGTGCTTGAAGCTTTGAGTCATGGGGTGCCGATAATTGGGTGGCCATTGGCAGCAGAGCAGTTTTATAATTCTAAGCTGTTAGAAGAAGAGATGGGGGTTTGTGTGGAGATAGCAAGAGGGATGAGTTGTGAGGTTTTGAAAGAGGACTTAAGTGCAAAAATTGAGTTAGTGATGAATGAGACTGAGAAAGGAACAGACTTGAGAAACAAAGCTAATGAGGTCAAGGTGATTATTAAGAATGCTGTgagaaatgaaacaaattttaagGGGTCTTCTGTGAAAGCCATGGATCAATTCTTGAATGCTGCATTGATAATGAGACAGATGGAAAAGGGAGCATCAAAGGATGAGGTTTGA
- the LOC102620989 gene encoding UDP-glycosyltransferase 92A1-like, translating into MAQRKETIVLFPFMAQGHIIPFLALALHLEKTNKYTITFVNTPLNLRKLKSSVPQNSSINLLEIPFDSIDHNLPPCTENTDSVPYHLVSKLIEATLSFKPHFKKLVNDLIDEQNGYKPLCIITDMFFGWCKEIAQEYGIFHAIFIGGGGFGFACYYSLWVNLPHRNMDSDECVLPDFPEASTIHATQLADYLRVADGSDSFSAILQKVLPQWMNADGILVNTVEELDKIGLMYFKRKFGRSVWPIGPVLLSTENRGGAGKEYGISTELCKKWLDTKPYTSVLYVSFGSQNTIATSQMMQLAMALEASGKNFIWVVRPPIGFDINSEFKANEWLP; encoded by the coding sequence ATGGCACAGAGGAAAGAAACCATAGTTTTGTTTCCATTCATGGCACAAGGCCATATAATCCCTTTCCTGGCATTAGCCCTTCACttagagaaaacaaataaatacacCATAACTTTTGTTAACACCCCTTTGAACCTCAGGAAACTCAAATCTTCTGTCCCTCAAAACTCCTCCATTAACCTTCTTGAAATTCCCTTCGATAGCATAGATCATAATCTCCCTCCTTGTACTGAGAACACAGATTCTGTTCCTTATCATCTAGTTTCCAAACTCATTGAGGCTACTTTATCGTTTAAGCCCCATTTCAAGAAACTCGTCAATGATCTTATTGATGAACAAAATGGCTATAAACCACTTTGTATCATCACAGATATGTTCTTTGGTTGGTGCAAAGAGATAGCACAAGAATATGGTATTTTTCATGCGATATTTATAGGAGGTGGTGGATTTGGCTTTGCTTGTTACTACTCTCTGTGGGTAAACTTGCCTCATCGGAACATGGATTCTGATGAATGTGTATTGCCTGATTTTCCTGAAGCTTCTACAATTCATGCAACTCAGCTGGCAGATTATCTAAGAGTTGCGGATGGAAGTGATTCTTTTTCAGCGATTCTACAGAAAGTGCTTCCTCAGTGGATGAATGCCgatggaattttggttaacaCAGTTGAGGAACTTGACAAGATTGGACTGATGTAtttcaagagaaaatttgGCCGGTCGGTTTGGCCAATAGGACCTGTTCTTTTGTCCACAGAAAACAGAGGTGGGGCTGGAAAAGAGTACGGAATCTCCACAGAGTTGTGTAAAAAATGGCTCGATACCAAGCCGTACACTTCAGTTCTGTATGTATCATTTGGTTCACAAAACACAATAGCCACATCACAAATGATGCAATTGGCAATGGCTTTAGAGGCTAGTGGCAAGAATTTCATTTGGGTTGTTAGGCCTCCGATTGGCTTTGACATAAATTCTGAGTTTAAAGCCAACGAGTGGCTGCCTTGA